In the Colias croceus chromosome 1, ilColCroc2.1 genome, TCCTAAgagaaagaataaaaatatcgacAATCGCAGTTGCGCTCCTATAAGATCTATATCGTTAGCTCTCATTTTGCCATCAGGTCCATGAGAAATCGCATAGATCacagaaatgaataaaattatattaatcattaaaattatacatattggCACGACGACAGtcacaattaaaaagaaaCCAGTAGGATAACATATCGCATACTCATTTCTGGTCATAGGCagatttggtatataattttctttatccAAAAtcagaataataataacaggAATCAGAGGAATTCCCCATCCTATTAAAGtgaattttatcataaatctGGAAGGACGATGTACGCCCAAAACACGAACGTACCGGGTAAATTGTAGAGATGCTGTAATTAACATCCACATAAAGCTAGCTAAAACAGAATAATGTAATAACGCACCAAGGAAAATGCATAGCGTTGCCTTGTCttcatacatataaaatgttccctctttttcaataaaaatagaatcatctaaattaaaaataactataagtATTAAAGGTAACGCAATAGCTGCAGTTAAATGCAATAGTACTTTTGTGCCAGCCTTTTTTCTCCACGCATGGAAAACAAATGCTGTTATCCAAATACCGGCAATTCCCAATAGCGATAAAAAACTTccaattaatgaaattatgtttaaagGAGTAGTATTCATTTTATTCCTCGGATCTTCATCAGAATTAACCCGCTCtcgtatattaattaattgaccAAAATGTGTCAGATGATAGCATTTACATATgctagttttatttattgtttgtaataaataacatcCTTTATTAGACCAAAATCcaggaataattttatgaacatCGAAATCCCAGTAACCACAAGATCTTTTGTAGTCAGAAGAGTTTATATCTTTGAATATTAAAGGTATCGGATATTCTAAATTTGGCAAATAACCCGGTATTGATATACCTATTATGCGACTATTTACAGCATAATAAGTAGGATCAAGTGCTTGAAACACTGCATCActatgataaatattaataattatctgaATATCTTTCTCCACAGAAGTATTATTAACGCTATCGTTTCTAAGACATTTTAACGTATTTAAGACATCTTCCGGAATCCAGGTTGCAATTTCGAGATCTTTAATTTGCAACACTTCTTCATAAGTcgtgtttttatataaaggtATAACTTCTATGTCCATAAAACTACTGGAATTATTTGCATGCTGGATGGCAATTCCAGATATGTTGTTTTTGAAGGGATGACATATTTGTATTACAAAATGAGGTTGTATTGCTATTTCATATGCTGTGTTAGTTGCAGTCAAAAACCTGGGAGTGCCTCTTTGTGCTAACATTTCAATTATTCCTCCAATGGCGTCTAGTATTACATTTGTGGAATTAAGTGTCTGAGCTAATCTAAGATATGCATTATCAAGTATCATGATCCTGTTCATGATCCAGGCAGTATGTGAAATAGAACCCATATCTATAGAACTTTCATTTGTATGAGCCATGGTCAAAATgtgttttaaagaaattgatAAGTAGTATATATCCGCTGGAATTAATAAGCCGACGTCTTCAAGTGCTTGTCCTAAACCCACTGTAAGAAAGCGAAATGTTACGTTCTCGGGGATCCTTcctttaaaaaattcatacaaGAATGTGGTAGTAGGAGATGGAGAATAATTTTGGTTACAGACTCCTTCAATGCGACCCCATTCGCTACCAAGAATATAAGATCCAAGACATCGTCTCTTCACTGGCAATCCATTAGCTTGTAAACAGAACTGTTTAGGAGCCGTTATATGGCCGATCATTGTTAATTCCCATTCCAGAGTCATACCATCAGAAAAAGAAGTGGAGGGCAAACAATACATCGAACTTGATATATTCACAAAagtgtaattataattttgtaactcACTCTTAGCAATATTCTGTAACTTTTCATAAACCGCCTTAATATTTTCTCCTTTGTCTTCAAATGTATTTTCTATTgaaatatgtaaatgtaaCAATACTAATAGCTTTTGTGAAGCATAATCTAAAATTTCCATTAAAAGTACTTTATCAgcattgaaaataattgttatatttttgcgTAACTCTAACATCTTTGAATCCAGTTCATTTTGAACATCAGCGTTACTAAGAAAAACTTTTATAGCCAACGAGAATACATGCACATCATTGCCTTGAggattaacaattattttatcagtagATATTAAcgaaaaattttttgaatGGCCTTCACACCAATATTGCGCTGACCGTTCCGTTATAAGGTCAATTatgtatacaattttttcaataactaAAGAGTCATTGGGTGAAATAGAATGACTATTGTCTTTTATTTCTATGAAAGGAAGTTCATTTATATCAATAACCTGTACATAGCCTTTTGCATCTGTAAAACACTGAACACCAGTATCGTTTATGTGGTATTTCCATAAGCTTGTTGgattataaattgttaaatatattatattgtcaatgtcattgtattcaaaatcCAATTGGGGTTCCTCATATAACATTTGAGTTCGACAAGCCTTACAACGTAATTTGGTATCTGATGACCttcttgttaattttaatgaccCTAAATCATTAACGGCAACGCGGAAATCTGAAAAAAGTGGCTTTAAAAATCCAAAGTCACCGTGATCCTTGAGATCATAATATGATGTCGAGAACCAACACCATTCACCGACCGATAGATCATATGAGTTggctatttctttaaaaacatatCTACTTAAATCACTATCCACATCATCACCCATTGGAATACACGTATCATTTGGAAATTCTTCAAATGATAAGTTTTCAGAAGATGTTTCTATACCAAAACAAATGCTTGCATCGGAAGTAAACCTAACGCCGTGATAATTTTCTGGACATTTTGCTGgataatgaatattatttgtataaaaacataagCTTGGATATTCTATGAGACATAATTCTGTCGTTATTACTTGTAACTCTATATCTAGTAGTAGACAACTTTTGAATACAGACGTTTGCATCTTTAAATTGTTGTAACCTTCGACCTCTCTGCCCCACATCTGTCCCGGTGTATACCAAACTATAGGACTAAAAAGTCTTGATCTGCGTGCTGGCAACCAAAAGTATctcgatatatttttttctttaagagAATTGAGAATTGATTTGACATCATAGTCACTCAGTTCAGTAATAACTGAAGCACCTCCGTTATTTAAACACGGATAATTCCATGACGAAGTACGATGTACTTGGTAACAATAATCGGTATTATTGTCGGATACTCTCTCAAAACTAGGCGGACATAGTGATGATATTCTTCCAAAGTCTGAAATAATAAGGGTGTCGTAGCAGGGCCGTAGATCATTAGTGGAAGGTATCCAAGTGTTATTAATACAGTTTCTTGTGATTATATCATGCGCATCGTAGCACACGGGGTCAGATTTAATATCAGTGCCTTCTTCACTTTCAGGCCATCGCACAGATATTCCTTTTTCAGTCACTTCTTCTGAACATTTCTGCAATCACAAATTACTTATTAACACTAAACAAATATACTAAacaacattttgttttttattgaaatcacTATACCTGTAAACTGGGGCTCGAAAAAATtgataatgtaataattatgctCCACAGAACAAAATAGCggaatataaacatttttcattttattcacAGAACATTGAAACTCAGATACGTTTAACAACAAACTGAGATTTGTGGACctgcttttattttaagtcctatgtaaatataaatgataGGCGTACAAATACATGGTGTTCAATTTGGAAGAAGGTACGTAAAATGTAGCAAACATttggtatgtatgtatttaatctTCCATTagatctaaataataatttaaaaattatttattgtatttattaaatattttctgtatTGAAGAtctgaaattaaattgtacttACTGTGAATTTTCTCACGCTTTCATGAATTTCACGCCTGATTCCTTATTCATTTGTTCAAAATGTGTCTTGACAATGTgtttagtaattattatataaacttaCTTATGAAATgttagtaaacaaaattcaatttatttataaatattgcgtTTCATTCATCATATGAGTTTTCACACTACGCATTccaatataatacatataaacaaGAGTGTGTTTGTtaaatcttttataattttcttgaCTTTCTGTTATAATTCTAGTTCTCGCAATGcgaatgaaattattttatatacatatctTATTGAATTTAGGTAAGGTTTATTTCGTGTAACGTTGGCAGCATCTATATTATGCcgtgtacatttttattttccttttataaattattagcaaattttgctaaacaaatatttagcatttttttttaagtgacatgaatttaaatttatttttcagtagCCAAAATAGCATCTTGGCAATATTTTACAGCAATTAGTGATTTAACATTAACAGGATCTGATAAAGAACCGGGTATgtctaaataaaattcaatttctacttttaatttttttacgataattaaatttatttctgtatattataatttatttttgtaagtatatttctaattataaatcttataagtatataaaattgttatgaaactttatgtgcatatcgggtaagtctgaAAATCGCACAACATCATTTTTATACCCCTAATACCTAAGTGATAGAGGTAGTGATAAGGTAGAACAACTTTAAAACAACGTTCGTCGGGAcagctaataataatttatagaaaacttcataatattttcagttCGAATGCACAGTGAATACACTTTTGGGAATTGTAAACGGCgtgatataaaattgtttgctCATGTACACAAGGACCACATTGAAATCTTAGGAAAAGTAATTGTTCGAGTGAgtacaaagtttttattagGAACTTACTATCATTTATCAATATGAATAACCAATCTTGTCCTATGTAACCACgatataataagtaaatgagtatgtataggtataggtTAATAAAAAGCGCTAAATGTGGCTAATTAGCCACATTTTACTTCAGCTGTCTCTTTTTAGAGTGCGTTTGTGTACTGTTTTTGAGAATGGAATGTAGTTTTGGTAACCTATCTCcaccttttttattattgcaaaTTGCAATGCAATAACTTCTTTAAAACCATTTCCTTGCATTTTTAGGGATGGTTGAAGATAATCAGAATGCCAACT is a window encoding:
- the LOC123701224 gene encoding uncharacterized protein LOC123701224: MIKCSEEVTEKGISVRWPESEEGTDIKSDPVCYDAHDIITRNCINNTWIPSTNDLRPCYDTLIISDFGRISSLCPPSFERVSDNNTDYCYQVHRTSSWNYPCLNNGGASVITELSDYDVKSILNSLKEKNISRYFWLPARRSRLFSPIVWYTPGQMWGREVEGYNNLKMQTSVFKSCLLLDIELQVITTELCLIEYPSLCFYTNNIHYPAKCPENYHGVRFTSDASICFGIETSSENLSFEEFPNDTCIPMGDDVDSDLSRYVFKEIANSYDLSVGEWCWFSTSYYDLKDHDFRVAVNDLGSLKLTRRSSDTKLRCKACRTQMLYEEPQLDFEYNDIDNIIYLTIYNPTSLWKYHINDTGVQCFTDAKGYVQVIDINELPFIEIKDNSHSISPNDSLVIEKIVYIIDLITERSAQYWCEGHSKNFSLISTDKIIVNPQGNDVHVFSLAIKVFLSNADVQNELDSKMLELRKNITIIFNADKVLLMEILDYASQKLLVLLHLHISIENTFEDKGENIKAVYEKLQNIAKSELQNYNYTFVNISSSMYCLPSTSFSDGMTLEWELTMIGHITAPKQFCLQANGLPVKRRCLGSYILGSEWGRIEGVCNQNYSPSPTTTFLYEFFKGRIPENVTFRFLTVGLGQALEDVGLLIPADIYYLSISLKHILTMAHTNESSIDMGSISHTAWIMNRIMILDNAYLRLAQTLNSTNVILDAIGGIIEMLAQRGTPRFLTATNTAYEIAIQPHFVIQICHPFKNNISGIAIQHANNSSSFMDIEVIPLYKNTTYEEVLQIKDLEIATWIPEDVLNTLKCLRNDSVNNTSVEKDIQIIINIYHSDAVFQALDPTYYAVNSRIIGISIPGYLPNLEYPIPLIFKDINSSDYKRSCGYWDFDVHKIIPGFWSNKGCYLLQTINKTSICKCYHLTHFGQLINIRERVNSDEDPRNKMNTTPLNIISLIGSFLSLLGIAGIWITAFVFHAWRKKAGTKVLLHLTAAIALPLILIVIFNLDDSIFIEKEGTFYMYEDKATLCIFLGALLHYSVLASFMWMLITASLQFTRYVRVLGVHRPSRFMIKFTLIGWGIPLIPVIIILILDKENYIPNLPMTRNEYAICYPTGFFLIVTVVVPICIILMINIILFISVIYAISHGPDGKMRANDIDLIGAQLRLSIFLFFLLGLTWIFGIFSFTSNLIWSYFFCLTSTLQGFVLFVYFVICDPITRNLWVTLMKPQFRGSTPRESITSLSST